The following proteins are encoded in a genomic region of Acidobacteriota bacterium:
- a CDS encoding cytochrome c, with the protein MAAVLFGGAAHAQQEGPLAGLGRPPSAGEMRDVIVGPDGADLPEGSGNAAEGAMVFARRGCSTCHGPTAEEGPSIPLVGGDVTTRTNYWPILHWPFAPSIWDYIRRVMPYDRPGILTDDETYAVTAYLLFRNGIISEETILDAQTLPQVRMPRRDDYVMPGTWTPETRRGFQIEPDR; encoded by the coding sequence ATGGCGGCCGTCCTGTTCGGCGGCGCGGCTCACGCCCAGCAGGAGGGACCCCTCGCCGGGCTCGGCCGTCCTCCCAGCGCGGGCGAGATGCGCGACGTCATCGTCGGGCCGGACGGCGCCGACCTCCCCGAGGGGAGCGGCAACGCGGCCGAGGGCGCGATGGTCTTCGCGCGCCGGGGCTGCTCGACCTGCCACGGCCCGACGGCTGAGGAGGGCCCCTCCATCCCCCTCGTGGGCGGCGACGTCACCACCCGCACCAACTACTGGCCGATCCTGCACTGGCCGTTCGCACCCAGTATCTGGGACTACATCCGCCGCGTCATGCCCTACGACCGGCCGGGCATCCTCACCGACGACGAAACCTACGCGGTGACCGCGTACCTACTCTTCCGCAACGGGATCATCTCGGAGGAAACCATCCTGGATGCGCAGACCCTGCCGCAAGTCCGGATGCCGCGCCGGGACGACTACGTGATGCCCGGCACGTGGACGCCGGAGACGCGGCGGGGATTCCAGATCGAACCGGATCGGTAA